A region of Saccharococcus thermophilus DNA encodes the following proteins:
- a CDS encoding IS701 family transposase — protein sequence MNRLAHHQGIHKFFTMLGLALYFSKPVMKHLVHIVDALTTKGFAGTLTDLHHWSFHPNHRTTLSHFFTKSPWDEETLLRKLQQWMLRRVERIAKQESQPLFVSIDDTICQKTKPSSQATHAIQGCDWHYSHTEKKSIWGHSLVWLMVHTMTQAFPFAFRLYDKAAGKSKGELAIEMLSSLDVHRPVYVLMDSWYPSQTLVEACLKKGFHVIAMLKANRLLYPKGIAVQVREFARYIEPKDTHLVTVGEERYRVYRYEGSLKGLDDAVVLLAWKADQPMTSEHLHCVLSTDRDLSDEEILRYYAQRWSIECFFRQAKDQLKLDGYRVRGRRAVKRYWILVQLAYVYSMFESNSDFSDGLDLLRKRKGHSLVEFIYRAAKQNIPIDTVKKQLHVA from the coding sequence ATGAATAGATTAGCACATCATCAAGGAATCCACAAGTTTTTCACGATGTTGGGGTTGGCCCTTTATTTTTCAAAACCTGTCATGAAGCATCTCGTTCATATCGTGGATGCGCTGACCACCAAAGGATTTGCGGGAACATTGACCGATCTTCATCATTGGAGCTTTCATCCGAACCACCGCACGACACTCAGCCATTTTTTCACGAAAAGCCCTTGGGATGAAGAGACGCTGCTTCGCAAACTTCAACAGTGGATGCTTCGTCGTGTCGAACGCATCGCCAAACAGGAGAGTCAACCCCTTTTTGTTTCGATCGATGATACGATTTGCCAAAAAACCAAGCCTTCGTCACAGGCAACGCACGCCATTCAAGGGTGTGATTGGCACTATTCTCACACAGAGAAAAAGTCGATCTGGGGACATTCTCTCGTTTGGCTCATGGTTCATACGATGACCCAGGCTTTTCCCTTTGCGTTCCGCCTCTACGACAAGGCGGCTGGGAAAAGCAAGGGGGAACTCGCGATCGAGATGCTTTCTTCTTTGGATGTACACCGTCCTGTTTATGTGCTGATGGACTCTTGGTATCCATCGCAAACGCTCGTGGAAGCTTGTCTGAAAAAGGGATTCCACGTAATCGCAATGCTCAAGGCCAATCGGCTTCTTTATCCAAAAGGCATTGCGGTTCAGGTGAGGGAGTTTGCCCGCTACATCGAACCGAAAGACACTCACCTCGTCACGGTGGGAGAAGAGCGTTATCGGGTTTATCGCTACGAAGGCTCTCTCAAAGGTCTCGATGATGCCGTGGTGCTGCTCGCTTGGAAAGCCGATCAGCCGATGACATCGGAACATCTTCACTGCGTCTTGAGCACCGACCGGGATCTAAGCGATGAAGAGATCTTGCGCTACTATGCCCAGCGTTGGTCGATCGAATGTTTTTTCCGTCAAGCGAAAGACCAGCTGAAACTCGATGGATACCGCGTTCGCGGACGTCGGGCGGTGAAACGCTACTGGATCTTGGTGCAGCTTGCTTACGTGTACAGCATGTTCGAGTCGAACAGCGATTTTTCTGATGGGCTCGATCTTCTGCGCAAGAGAAAAGGACATAGCCTCGTGGAGTTCATTTACCGTGCAGCGAAACAAAATATTCCCATTGATACCGTGAAAAAACAGCTCCACGTGGCATAA